The following coding sequences are from one Bradyrhizobium sp. WSM471 window:
- a CDS encoding response regulator transcription factor, translating into MSAADATILLVDDHSVVREGYRSVLQKQPGLRVIAEAADGAEAYRLYKSEAPDLVIMDLSMPGIGGIEAVRRIRQWDKGARILVFTMHENAGFAVQAIRAGARGYVTKTSPPETLVRAVMDVLAGKIAISPDIDHELALSRLAGESSAADVLTPREFEVLRLLLAENTTEEIAETLHVSPKTVANLHSMIKDKLGVGSDIELVRLALRQGILTEVDLGEA; encoded by the coding sequence ATGAGCGCGGCCGACGCGACCATTCTGCTGGTCGACGACCATTCGGTCGTCCGCGAGGGCTATCGCTCCGTGCTCCAGAAGCAGCCGGGATTGCGCGTCATCGCCGAAGCCGCCGATGGCGCCGAGGCCTACCGTCTCTACAAATCGGAGGCACCCGACCTCGTCATCATGGACCTGAGCATGCCCGGCATCGGCGGCATCGAGGCGGTCAGGCGCATCAGGCAATGGGACAAGGGCGCGAGGATCCTGGTCTTCACCATGCACGAGAATGCCGGCTTTGCCGTGCAGGCGATCCGCGCCGGCGCCAGGGGCTACGTCACCAAGACCAGCCCGCCGGAGACGCTGGTGCGCGCCGTGATGGACGTGCTCGCCGGCAAGATCGCGATCAGCCCCGACATCGACCATGAGCTCGCGTTGAGCCGGCTCGCCGGGGAAAGCTCTGCCGCCGACGTCCTCACGCCGCGCGAGTTCGAGGTGCTGCGGCTGCTGCTCGCCGAAAACACGACAGAGGAGATCGCCGAGACGCTCCATGTCAGCCCGAAGACGGTGGCGAACCTGCATTCCATGATCAAGGACAAGCTCGGCGTCGGCTCCGACATCGAGCTGGTCCGGCTGGCGCTGCGCCAGGGAATCTTGACGGAGGTCGATCTCGGCGAGGCCTGA
- a CDS encoding HAMP domain-containing sensor histidine kinase — protein sequence MWNRPRFDLKVRLTLRVAAISAACFAAISAYFLITSDREAHSRLDDIAAIVAKTLELQQGKIQWVASPRSDFPNLDPVSAYVMTPGLCLAFRGTSGDTLQRFCSGAPAPANPPPQAFTAFYRSLFDPGREAARPVIVRGAKLGDAVVSVEPAVQTAEAWHEAGRLMLALAIALPLLCGLVYAALARALRPTRMIRTGLERIAANDLTTRLPPFDLAELSAIRDGFNHLAESLETALAERSELTRKLIALQDEERRHLARELHDEFGQSLAAIRALASSARQTAAQDCPSLLGECDGIARTATGMMETLRGTLFRLRPPDVEELGLVASLEGLVAGWNGRSRGETRFSIRFDGAFETLPATISASLYRIVQEALTNAAKHAVATRVSLELTMGASAIALAIDDDGRASDPAAKSGMGLLGMRERVAALRGQLSFEAAPNGGSALRVVIPLAAADRPPLEHAA from the coding sequence ATGTGGAACCGCCCGAGGTTCGATCTCAAAGTCCGTCTGACGTTGCGCGTGGCCGCGATATCGGCCGCCTGCTTCGCAGCCATCTCCGCCTACTTCCTGATTACGTCCGACCGCGAGGCGCATTCGCGCCTCGACGATATCGCCGCGATCGTGGCCAAGACGCTGGAGCTGCAGCAGGGCAAGATCCAGTGGGTCGCCAGCCCGCGCTCGGACTTTCCCAACCTCGATCCCGTTTCGGCCTATGTGATGACGCCCGGCCTGTGCCTGGCGTTTCGCGGCACGAGCGGCGACACCCTCCAGCGTTTCTGCAGCGGCGCGCCCGCCCCGGCGAACCCGCCGCCGCAAGCCTTCACGGCCTTCTATCGCAGCTTGTTCGACCCCGGCCGCGAAGCGGCACGGCCTGTGATCGTGCGCGGAGCGAAGCTCGGCGACGCCGTGGTCTCGGTCGAGCCGGCCGTGCAGACCGCGGAGGCCTGGCACGAGGCCGGCCGCCTGATGCTGGCGCTCGCGATCGCGCTGCCGCTGCTCTGCGGGCTGGTCTACGCCGCGCTGGCACGCGCGCTGCGCCCCACCCGCATGATCCGCACCGGCCTCGAGCGGATCGCCGCCAACGACCTCACCACGCGGCTGCCGCCGTTCGACCTTGCCGAGCTCTCCGCTATCCGCGACGGCTTCAACCATCTCGCCGAAAGCCTCGAGACCGCGCTTGCCGAACGCAGCGAGCTGACGCGGAAGCTGATCGCGCTCCAGGACGAGGAGCGCCGCCATCTCGCGCGCGAGCTGCATGACGAGTTCGGCCAGTCGCTCGCCGCCATCCGCGCGCTCGCCTCCTCTGCCCGCCAGACCGCCGCGCAGGACTGCCCTTCCCTGCTTGGCGAATGCGACGGCATCGCGCGGACCGCAACCGGCATGATGGAGACGTTGCGCGGCACATTGTTCCGGCTGCGGCCGCCCGATGTCGAGGAGCTCGGGCTCGTCGCCAGCCTCGAAGGCCTCGTCGCGGGCTGGAACGGGCGCAGCCGCGGCGAGACGCGTTTCTCGATCCGGTTCGACGGCGCATTCGAGACCCTGCCGGCCACGATCAGCGCCAGCCTCTACCGGATCGTGCAGGAGGCGCTCACCAACGCCGCCAAGCATGCCGTCGCCACGCGGGTCAGCCTGGAATTGACGATGGGGGCCAGCGCGATCGCGCTTGCGATCGACGATGACGGACGCGCGAGCGATCCCGCCGCGAAATCCGGAATGGGCCTGCTCGGCATGCGCGAACGGGTCGCAGCCTTGCGCGGCCAGTTGAGCTTCGAGGCCGCGCCGAACGGCGGCTCCGCACTGCGCGTGGTCATTCCGCTCGCAGCCGCCGATCGGCCGCCGCTGGAGCACGCCGCATGA